Proteins from one Cicer arietinum cultivar CDC Frontier isolate Library 1 chromosome 3, Cicar.CDCFrontier_v2.0, whole genome shotgun sequence genomic window:
- the LOC101495432 gene encoding uncharacterized protein, producing MVSQDHQQLSLIVICESILQMVTADPTILVSILIAHIRSRYTYTTTYRKTWIAKQKAIERIYDNWDESYKELLRWILAFKHYLSGTVTNIEVGTFIEDGQRVPSKVVFHRHFWSFQPCIKGFDHCKLVVSVVGAWLYGKYRGTLLMAIAHDGDGHTIPIAYSIIEGETSDAWFFFLGRLQIFVTPQPTICLISDRHESIKSVVKRVNNNWHNVFCVRHISQNFMRTFKNGLMKNIVIYMG from the coding sequence ATGGTTTCACAAGATCACCAACAACTCTCTTTGATTGTTATTTGTGAAAGCATCTTACAAATGGTAACAGCGGATCCCACAATATTAGTTTCAATATTGATTGCACATATACGATCTCGGTACACATATACCACTACTTATAGAAAGACATGGATTGCAAAACAAAAGGCCATTGAGAGAATATACGACAATTGGGACGAATcatataaagagcttttaaggTGGATTCTTGCTTTCAAACATTATCTTTCAGGCACTGTTACCAATATTGAAGTGGGGACCTTTATTGAGGATGGCCAACGAGTTCCTAGCAAAGTTGTCTTTCATCGCCACTTTTGGAGTTTCCAACCATGTATCAAAGGGTTTGATCATTGTAAACTAGTTGTTTCAGTTGTTGGAGCATGGTTATATGGGAAGTATCGTGGGACATTACTAATGGCAATCGCTCATGATGGTGATGGTCATACCATTCCTATAGCATACTCCATTATTGAGGGTGAAACATCAGATGCTTGGTTTTTCTTCCTCGGTCGTCTACAAATTTTTGTCACACCTCAACCCACCATTTgcttgatttcagatagacatgAGTCGATTAAAAGTGTTGTTAAGCGTGTAAACAACAATTGGCATAATGTCTTTTGCGTTCGACATATATCACAAAACTTCATGAGGACCTTCAAAAATGGGctaatgaaaaatattgtaaTCTACATgggttag
- the LOC101495102 gene encoding uncharacterized protein, translating into MTSGLIYSNTIIQNLNKERAMSNSHEVVIHNRAHSIFTVKELVRPPSDLPIGTFKVDLDKRWCDYGEFEALHYPCSHVIATCSFIHRDYMMYVSSKYTLQCIFGVYKEEFPAIPLQSYWPEYNGIELCHNPTMRRDPKDRPQSTRIHTEMDQREKNTHPKRCSLCRNEGHSKNKCPYRID; encoded by the coding sequence ATGACATCAGGTTTGATTTACTCAAAtacaatcattcaaaatcttAACAAGGAACGAGCAATGTCAAATTCCCATGAAGTTGTTATTCACAATCGAGCCCATAGTATATTCACAGTTAAGGAGTTGGTTCGTCCACCAAGCGATCTTCCTATAGGGACATTCAAGGTAGACCTCGACAAAAGATGGTGTGATTATGGTGAATTTGAAGCATTACACTATCCATGTTCACATGTCATTGCGACTTGTTCGTTTATTCACCGTGACTACATGATGTATGTGTCTTCTAAGTATACATTGCAATGTATCTTTGGCGTTTACAAGGAAGAGTTCCCAGCAATTCCTCTTCAATCATATTGGCCAGAATACAATGGAATAGAGTTGTGCCACAATCCAACCATGAGAAGAGATCCAAAAGATCGTCCACAGTCTACTCGTATTCATACTGAAATGGATCAACGAGAGAAAAACACACACCCCAAGAGATGTAGTTTGTGTCGGAACGAGGGACATAGCAAGAATAAATGCCCTTATCGTATTGATTAA
- the LOC140919713 gene encoding uncharacterized protein: protein MTGDKTDFMTFIKKDGGSVTFGNNNQAQIKGNRTISKTNSAQITDVQYVEALKPNLLSINISKKDEEEETQIEIQQQNNLQKIEIDKQSQFHSPPKRWRAAEDHPQTVVMAGGRNDAAIAEALESMAGVTVQALHALAESQATAQAFAQAATQAAQIVAQAVAQATSYGGGQGNVQINEFMVMDRFHKANPPSFEGHYNPDGAQRWLQEVEKIFRGVACPEGQKVHLGTFMLTEEAEHWWDNARQRLENAGTAITWAIFKNMFLIKYFPEDIRNRKEMEFVKLEQGNMTVAEYAAKFEELSRYYPLYVGEAGEKSKCIKFEMGLRPEIKKQVGMQEIRDFPTLVNKSRIYDEDSRAEKAHYRNTGIMKDKRPMHHNRGKPYYFPPSRSGSRLNYQQHSFSAGKGASSGNGKGNGNNYSYGSGRGNPNGRGVSSGNSNNMSQVSRNNNGNNGYLATPIRCSRCGKQGHMTYECRDAGITCFNCQQQGHISTTCPYPRKTPQRGTQSSQASRPKSNGRVFALSGAGASEKDNLIQGTCLISDTPLFVLFDCGATHSFVSLDCVRRLGLHVSRLQYELIVNTPTSDSVDTSSVCLDVSIHVCGRDFRVDLVCLPLRLVDVILGMDWLSANRVRVDFFSKTIEFMESEERDKPSNISTNQVKALLKEDAQLYMILPSLEFEKKVVIRDVPIVCEFPEVFHEDVTSLPPEREIEFSIDLVPVAGALSRKTLSVSALMVKHNELLEQFRDLSLVCEVTPKSIKLGMLKVTSGLLEEIEKSQKLDLYLLDKLQSIDQGREPDFKIGVDGILRFKERICVPDVEELRKMILEEGHRSCLSIHPGATKMYKDLKKIFWWPKMKRDVAEFVYACLTCQKSKVEHQKPSGLMQPLNIPEWKWDSISMDFVVGLP, encoded by the exons atgacaggagataaaaCCGACTTTATGacattcatcaagaaggatggaggatcGGTTACTTTTGGAAATAACAACCAAGCTCAGATTAAAGGTAACAGAACCATtagtaagacaaactctgctcagataactgatgttcaatatgtggaagcTTTAAAACCCAATTTGTTAAGCATAA atataagtaaaaaagatGAGGAAGAGGAAACTCAAATCGAAATACAGCAGCAAAACAATTTGCAGAAAatagagattgataaacaatctcagtttcattctccaccaaaaagatGGAGAGCGGctgaagatcatcctcaaact GTAGTGATGGCTGGTGGAAGGAATGATGCTGCGATTGCTGAGGCTCTAGAGTCCATGGCAGGAGTTACAGTGCAGGCTCTCCATGCTTTGGCTGAATCTCAAGCTACTGCACAAGCCTTTGCGCAAGCTGCTACCCAAGCTGCACAGATTGTTGCTCAAGCTGTTGCTCAAGCTACTAGCTACGGGGGTGGCCAAGGAAatgtgcaaataaatgaattcatGGTGATGGATCGATTCCACAAGGCTAACCCCCCATCCTTTGAAGGTCACTATAATCCTGATGGAGCTCAAAGGTGGTtgcaagaagtggagaaaatttTCAGAGGAGTGGCATGTCCCGAAGGTCAGAAAGTGCATCTTGGTACCTTTATGTTGACGGAAGAAGCTGAACATTGGTGGGATAATGCACGCCAACGTTTAGAGAATGCAGGGACTGCAATTACTTGGGCTATATTCAAGAACATGTTTCTAATTAAGTATTTCCCTGAAGATATCCGTAATAGAAAGGAGATGgaatttgttaaattggaaCAGGGGAATATGACAGTAGCGGAGTATGCCGCTAAGTTCGAGGAATTATCCAGGTACTATCCACTCTATGTTGGAGAAGCAGGAGAAAAGTCTAAGTGCATCAAGTTTGAAATGGGACTTAGGCCAGAGATCAAGAAACAGGTTGGAATGCAAGAGATCCGCGACTTTCCTACCCTAGTGAATAAGAGTAGGATTTATGATGAGGATAGCCGTGCTGAAAAGGCACATTACCGAAACACTGGAATCATGAAGGACAAGAGGCCTATGCATCATAATAGAGGAAAACCTTACTATTTCCCTCCTAGTAGATCTGGAAGTCGTTTGAATTATCAACAACACAGTTTTTCAGCTGGAAAAGGAGCTAGTAGTGGTAACGGAAAAGGAAATGGGAACAATTATAGTTATGGGAGTGGTAGAGGAAACCCCAATGGACGAGGAGTTAGTAGCGGAAATAGTAACAACATGAGTCAAGTCTCACGCAACAACAATGGTAATAATGGTTACCTAGCTACTCCTATCCGATGTAGCAGGTGTGGAAAGCAGGGTCACATGACATATGAATGTAGAGATGCTGgaattacttgttttaattgtcaacaacaagGCCACATTAGCACCACATGCCCTTACCCAAGGAAGACTCCACAGCGTGGAACCCAGAGTTCCCAAGCCAGCAGACCTAAATCCAATGGAAGAGTCTTTGCCCTCAGTGGTGCAGGAGCGTCTGAGAAAGACAACTTGATCCAAGGTACGTGTCTCATAAGTGATACTCCTTTATTTGTACTATTTGATTGTGGTGCCACTCATTCTTTTGTTTCTCTTGATTGTGTTAGACGTTTAGGACTACATGTATCTCGTTTACAGTATGAGTTGATTGTGAATACCCCAACTAGTGATTCTGTTGATACCTCTAGTGTTTGTCTTGACGTTTCTATCCATGTGTGTGGAAGGGACTTTCGAGTTGACTTAGTGTGTCTACCTTTGCGTCTGGTTGATGtgattcttggtatggattggcTATCTGCCAACCGTGTCCGCgtagatttttttagtaaaaccatTGAATTCATGGAGTCAGAAGAGAGGGATAAGCCTAGCAATATATCCACCAACCAAGTGAAGGCACTCTTGAAAGAAGATGCCCAGTTATACATGATCCTTCCCTCATTggaatttgaaaaaaaagtgGTAATACGAGATGTTCCTATTGTGTGTGAATTCCCTGAAGTATTCCATGAAGATGTCACTAGTTTACCACCAGAGCGTGAAATTGAGTTTAGCATTGACCTTGTACCAG tggctggtGCCTTGAGTAGGAAGACTTTGAGTGTGTCCGCCTTAATGGTTAAGCATAATGAGTTGTTGGAACAGTTTAGAGACCTTAGTTTAGTTTGTGAAGTGACACCAAAAAGTATTaaattgggaatgttgaaggtaACTAGTGGACTATTGGAAGAGATTGAAAAGAGTCAGAAGTTGGATTTATATCTTTTAGATAAGTTACAATCGATTGACCAAGGGAGAGAACCCGACTTTAAAATAGGTGTGGAtggaattttgagatttaaggaGAGGATTTGTGTTCCCGATGTAGAGGAGTTAAGAAAGATGATCTTAGAGGAAGGACATAGGAGTTGTCTAAGTATTCACCCTGGAGCCACAAAGATGTATAAGGACCtcaagaagatattttggtggCCTAAAATGAAAAGAGATGTTGCTGAATTTGTGTATGCTTGTTTGACTTGCCAAAAATCTAAGGTAGAACATCAAAAACCTTCAGGTTTGATGCAACCTTTGAATATTCCCGAATGGAAGTGGGATAGCATCTCTATGGACTTTGTGGTAGGGTTACCTTGA
- the LOC140919714 gene encoding uncharacterized protein encodes MAQRTTGSLLCDTIPNPRNNVNVVTTKSGKVSEQVPLKAKQSVSTSISTHSEETVTPTLVEEHVTLEKEEETVMPTYAKFIKEIMSKKRKIGGETVMLTKEYVVKESEDPKMKEVLAMLEASPSYSPCFPTRWEELKGNEDKPSEKKTPLVELKQLPLHLKYVFLGEEDKNAAIISASLSELQEEKLLRILRKHKGAIGWSIEDLKGISPTFYSPWVSPVQVVPKKGGTTVITNKKNELIPTRTMLERLAGHEYYCFLDGYSGYNQIVGAPEDHEKTAFTCPYGVFAYRRMLFGLCNAPATFQSLKNKLITAHIITAPDWSLPFEIMCDASDSAIGAVLGQRKDKMLHAIYYASHVLNQAQHNYATTEKELLAIRDKKGSENTVADHLSRLEKVEEDEDTRPIRDQFSDEHIFAIVMAPWFADFANFKVGEAIPSDFTYQQRKKFIHDAKFYVWDEPLYKRGVDGLLRMCVPEEEQEKKCDRCQCTVNISKRDEMPQNPILEVEVFDVWGIDFMGPFSSSYKKVYILVAVDYVSKWVEAVATQTNDSK; translated from the exons atggcacaaagaacgactggaaGTTTGCTTTGTGACACGATTCCAAATCCGCGAAATAATGTCAATGTCGTAACAACAAAGAGTGgaaaggtaagtgaacaagtaccgctTAAAGCCAAACAAAGTGTAAGTACTTCAATTTCAACCCACTCAGAGGAAACAGTCACACCGACATTAGTTGAGGAGCACGTCACTCTagaaaaggaggaagaaactGTG atgccaacatacgccaagttcatcAAGGAGATTAtgtcgaagaaaagaaaaatcggcggtgaaacagtgatgcttacCAAAGAAT atgttgtcAAAGAAAGTGAAGATCCAAAGATGAAAGAGGTTTTGGCAATGTTGGAGGCATCACCATCCTACTCCCCCTGTTTTCCTACAAGATGGGAGgagttgaaagggaatgaagatAAGCCCTCAGAGAAAAAGACACCACTGGTTGAACTCAAGCAGTTGCctcttcatttgaaatatgtattcttAGGTGAAGAAGATAAGAATGCAGCCATAATTAGTGCAAGCTTGAGTGAGTTACAAGAAGAAAAATTGTTGAGAATTCTGCGGAAGCATAAGGGTGCCATCGGTTGGTCCATTGAGGACTTGAAGGGAATAAGTCCGACttttt ACAGTCCTTGGGTGAGTCCCGTCCAAGTTGTACCAAAAAAGGGTGGAACGACCGTCATCACAAATAAAAAGAACGAGCTAATTCCTACACGAACA atgcttgagcgGCTAGCCGGACATGAGTATTACTGCTTCCTAGATGGCTACTCGGGATACAATCAGATAGTTGGGGCACCCGAGGATCACGAGAAAACTGCATTCACATGTCCGTATGGGGTGTTTGCTTATCGGCGAATGTTGTTTGGGTTGTGCAATGCACCTGCCACATTTCAAAG tttgaaaaataagttgataactGCTCACATTATCACTGCACCTGACtggtcactaccttttgaaatcatgtgtgatgcaAGTGACAGTGCTATTGGGGCAGTCCTGGGACAAAGAAAAGACAAGATGTTGCATGCAATCTACTATGCTAGCCACGTTTTAAATCAGGCCCAACATAACTATGCCacaactgaaaaagaattattagct ATCCGAGATAAGAAGGGATCAGAGAATACTGTAGCAGACCACCTATCTCGATTGGAGAAAGTTGAGGAGGATGAGGACACTAGACCTATTCGAGACCAATTTTCCGATGAGCACATATTCGCTATTGTCATGGCACCTTGGTTCGCCGATTTTGCTAATTTTAAGGTAGGTGAGGCAATTCCATCTGATTTTACGTACCAACAACGAAAGAAGTTTATCCACGATGCCAAATTCTATGTATGGGATGAACCCTTGTACAAAAGAGGAGTGGATGGTTTGTTGCGAATGTGTGTGCCTGAGGAGGAGCAAGAAAAA AAGTGCGATCGATGCCAGTGCACCGTTAATATTTCAAAACGGGATGAGATGCCGCAAAATCCTAtattagaagtagaagtgtTCGACGTGTGGGGTATTGACTTCATGGGTCCATTCTCATCCtcatataaaaaagtttatattttggtggCGGTAGATTATGTCTCCAAATGGGTTGAAGCAGTTGCTACTCAAACTAATGATTCGAAATAG